The Aminivibrio sp. genomic interval CGCCCGATTCCATCCGTATCACCGCCCGGACCAGGGCTTCTTCCACTCCGTACTTCGCAGCCAGGGGGGCGATATGGTCCTCCCAGCCGCCGGACATCGTTCTCACCGGTGAAACGATGCCGGGAACGACGGGATGCCGCGTTTTTTTTTCCTTTTCCGGCAATTTTCTTTCTTTTTCCTCCGCCGTTTCCAGAACGTCCACAAAACGGTCCTTTTTTTTGTCCAGGACGTCTTCGTCCTTTTGCGGCCGGATTTTCCGCTCGATCTCCTCGATGCGGCCCATGACCCTCGACACTCCCGAAAGATTCGGTCTCATTGCCTTCCCTCCTTCGGTGGACCATGACGGATGCAGGCGATGTCGTCCAGCTCCGACTGCTCCTTCTTTCTCG includes:
- a CDS encoding lytic transglycosylase domain-containing protein: MRPNLSGVSRVMGRIEEIERKIRPQKDEDVLDKKKDRFVDVLETAEEKERKLPEKEKKTRHPVVPGIVSPVRTMSGGWEDHIAPLAAKYGVEEALVRAVIRMESGGQTMAVSPKGAMGLMQLMPETAGMLGVDDPFDPVQNLEGGIKYLSQLSDKYQGDLVKALAAYNAGPGRVDSYGGVPPFAETQRYVKNVLSMYRKNSGSDD